The following DNA comes from Rhodanobacter sp. AS-Z3.
GCAAATGCCGATGTCCTCGTTCTGCACTTCGTCGCTGAAGCTGCGGTCGGCGTCCATGCGCGCCTGCGCCTTGGGGTCTTGCGCGTAGTAGTAATCGAACACGATGCGGCAACGGCCCGGCCCCAGCGGCAGGATGCGGTTGGTCTGCAACCGGCCCGGCATGATGTTGAGCATCACGTTGGGATAGATGAAGTAGTAGAACGCCTGGCCGTCACCGTAGATGTCGGTGCTGTTGCGCAGCGGCGAGGACTGCAGCGAATGCCACGGGAATAGCTCGGTGTCGTAGGCACGATAATCGAGCACCTTCGACAATCCCGGATGCACGTGCGGCAGGTGGTAGCCCTCGAGGAAATTGTCGACGTAGACCTTCCAGTTGCAGTCGATGTCGTAGGTATCGCGGCGCAGGTAACGCATCGCCGACAGGTCGATCGGCGCGATGCGTTCGGCGATCCCGGCATAGACCTCTTCGAACGGCGGCACGGCATCGTCAAGCGCGACGAACACCAGCCCCTGCCACTCGTGCACGCGCAGCGGCGGCAGGCGAATGTCTTCGACATGGAAGTCACAGGCGTCCTGCATCTCCGGTGCGCTGCGCAACTGACCTTCGAGCGTATAGGTCCAGCCATGGTATTTGCAGTGCAGCGCACGCGCGCCCTTTCCGTTGCACAGCGCCAGCGGACCAGCGCGATGGCGGCAGACATTGGGAAAGGCCCGCAGCACGCCATCCTGTCCGCGCACCAGCAGCAGCGGTACACCACCGACCTCATAGATCACATGATCGCCGGGCTCGGCCAGTTGCTCCTGGTGGGCCACCAATTGCCAGCTTCGCGCGAACACCGCACGCTGCTCCATTGCCAGCATCACGTCGCCAGCGTAGTACGGCGCCGGCAAGGCACGCGCACGATTGAGTTCCTCGACCTTCGTGTCATCTGGCATGACGAATTCGCTCCCCCGGTGGAGTGGACGCGCCGGCTGGCTGCGTACATGGTTGGGCAGTGTATGCCCGATTCCACTTCGCGTCTGCGACACCTGTGGCCGCCACGCGGTCAGCTCGTAGACGCGTTATGCGAGGTTGATCATCCCTCCCACTATCTCCGGGCGATGTTCGGATGTAGATTGCGGCGATACCCGTGCGGAGTCGTCGTTGCCGATGTCATGCGCTGAATCCCTGCCGCAGAAAGCGGAATCTCACCCACAGCGGATCGCTGCCATGACTGGCCAGGTTCACTCGTGACGGAAACCGCCGCCACCGGCACGCTGGAGCAGGCGCTGGCGCACGCGGAGCGTCTGCTCGAACACGACGTGGCGCAGGCGATCGAACAACTCGGCGAAATTCTGCAGGTGGCCGGAGGGCATCCAGCTGCGTTGCGCCTGCTTGCCCTGGCCCGATCGGTCGAAGGTGATACTCAGGGTGCGCTGGACATCCTGATTCCGCTGGCACGCACACAGCCGAACTGGGCCTTGCTTCATGTCGACCTTGGCATGTTGCTGGGCCGCAGTGGCCGTGGACAGGAAGCGCTTGATGCACTGCGCCGGGCAGTGACGCTGAAGCCCGAGCTGCCGCAAGCGTGGCGCGCGTTGGCTGATCACCTGATGGCCGCCGGCGAACAGGAGGCGGCAGACGCCGCCTACGCCAGTCACGTGCGCTATTCCACGCATGATCCGCGCCTGCTGGAGGCGGCCATTGCGCTGGCCGAAAACCGCATTCCCACTGCCGAAGCGTTGTTGCGGGAACACCTGAAGCAGGCGCCCACGGACGTGGCAGCGATCCGCATGTTCGCCGAAGTCGCTGCAAGGGTTGGCCGCAACGAAGACGCCCTGCACCTGCTCGAGCGTTGTCTGGAGCTGGCACCCGGGTTCGATGCGGCGCGCCAAAACTATGCGCTGATGTTGTATCGCAGCAACCAGCCGGAACCGGCGCTGGTCCAACTCAAATATCTGCTGGCAACGGAACCGGACCACGCCGCTTATCGAAATCTGATGGCGGTGGTGCTGTGTCGCATTGGCGATTACGAGCCGGCCATACGCATTTATGCGGATTTGCTGCAACGTTATCCAGACCACGCGAAGATATGGATGAGCTACGGTCACGCGCTGAAGACGGCCGGACACGCGGACCGCGCCGTCGACGCGTATCGCCGCAGTCTGCACTTGCAGCCGGGGTTCGGCGAAGCGTGGTGGAGCCTGGCCAATCTGAAGACCTTTCGTTTCAGCGCCGAGGACCTGGCTGTCATGCGGCAGCAACTGACAGGCACGGAGCTCACCGAAGACGACCGTTTGCACCTTGAGTTCGCCATCGGCAAGGCGCTGGAGGACGCGGCCGAATACGCCCCATCGTTCCGCCACTACGCACGTGGCAATGCGATCCGGCGCGGGCAATTGCATTACAGCGCCGACGAAACCAGTGCGCGGGTGCAGCGAACCTGCGCTCACTACAGCCGCGACTTCTTTGCCGCGCGCGCCGGCATGGGCTGCCCTGCACGCGATCCGATTTTCATTGTTGGCCTGCCACGCGCCGGCTCGACCCTGATCGAACAGATCCTGTCCAGCCACAGTCACGTCGAAGGCACCATGGAGCTGCCCGAAGTCGCGTCCATGACACGCAGCTTGCGCCGACAGCCTGGCGCCGGCAGCGCGGCGCCGTACCACGATGCGCTGGCGGCACTCGACGCCGACGCATTGCGTGCTCTCGGTGAGCAGTACCTGGCCCGTACGCGGATCCAGCGCAAGACCGCAGCGCCGCTGTTCATCGACAAGATGCCCAACAACTTCATGCACATCGGCCTGATCCACCTGATGTTGCCGAATGCAAAAATCATCGATGCGCGCAGGCATCCGCTGGCCGGTTGCTTCTCGGCGTTCAAGCAGCACTTCGCGCGCGGGCAGAGCTTCAGTTACGACCTTGCCGATATCGGTCGTTACTACCGCGACTACGTCAAGCTGATGGCACACTTCGATGCTGTGTTGCCTGGCCGTGTCCATCGCGTGTTTTACGAGCGCATGGTCGATGACACCGAGGGCGAGGTGCGGCGGCTGCTCGATCATTGCGGGCTACCGTTCGAGGCATCCTGCCTGCGCTTTTTCGAGAATGCGCGGCCGGTGCGCACGGCAAGCTCGGAACAGGTGCGCCAGCCGATCTACCGGGAGGGGGTGGATCACTGGCAGCACTACGCGCCGTGGCTGGGGCCACTGGAGTCGGCCCTCGGGCCGGTACTGGAAAACTATCCGGACGTGCCGGATCGAGAGTAGTTGCAACTTTTTATCGCGGGATTGTCGTGAACTGGAAAGGGGAGTAACCATGCACGAAAACAGATCCAAACTCAGTACCCGATTGCAGCGGACGCGCTTTGTCCGGGTGCCGCTCGCGGCGGCGATCTGCCTTGCCATGGCCGCGCCGGTGCTCTCCCAGACCAGCGGGCCACCAGCGAACCCGGCCGCCACGCAAACCGCCAAGAAGAAAACCGTAACCCTGACCGAGGTGACGGTGACCGCGCAGAAGCGCACCGAAAACCTGCAGAAGGTACCCATCAGCATCGACGTGCTGGCGGCAGACCAGCTCGAAGCTCTGCATGTCCAGAGTTTCGACGATTACGTGAAGTACCTGCCCAGCGTCACCTTCCAGCAGGGTGGCGGCGGCATCGCCACCGGACCGGGCTTCGCCAGTATTTACATGCGTGGTGTGGCCAGCGGCGGCAACACCAATCACTCGGGCTCGCAACCCAGTGTGGGCGTGTACCTTGATGATCAGCCGGTGACCACGATCCAGGGGCCGCTCGACATCCACATGTACGACATTGCCCGCATCGAAGTGCTGGCTGGCCCGCAGGGCACGTTGTATGGCGCCAGTGCCGAGGCCGGTGCCTTGCGCCTCATCACCAACAAACCTGATCCAAGCGGTTACGCGGCAAGCTACAGCGCGGGCGTGGACTCGGTTGCCAACGGTGGCATCGGTTATACCGCCGAAGGCATGCTCAATCTGCCGATCAACCCGAGCGCAGCGATCCGTCTGGTCGGCTGGCACGAACACGATGCCGGCTATATCGACAACAAGGCTGGCTCGCGAACGTTTCCATCTTCGGGTATCACGATCAGCAATGCGCCCGGCTGTGTACCCAGCGGTGGCAACTCCCCGAGTGCGGCCTTCCAGTGCATCGGACACGCCAAGAACGACTACAACGATGTGAATACCAACGGCGCGCGCGCTGCGCTGAAAGTCGACCTCAACGAGAACTGGTCGATTACCCCGATGCTGATGGGGCAGCAGACGATCTCGCATGGCAATTTCGCCAGCGACCCGGCGATTGGTGACCTGGCGCTTACCCACTTCTACCCCGAACGCGTCAATGACCGCTGGTGGCAAGGCGCGCTGACCGTACAGGGCAAGATCGGCAACTTCGATCTGACCTATGCCTACGCGCATCTCAAGCGCAACCAGGAAGAGCAGACCGACTACAGCGATTACGGATTCTGGTACGACACCATGTACGGCTCCGGCGCGTCGTTCTATGACAACAACGGTGCGCTGGTCAATCCCTCGCAGCACATCACCGACCGGGATCGCTACACCAACAGCAGTCACGAACTGCGCCTGGTCTCGCCGGCAGACGAACGCCTGCGACTGGTCGCTGGCGTGTTCTGGCAGAAGCAGAAACACGACATCTTGCAGGACTACCAGGTGGACGGCTTGGCCAACGCGCTCTCGGTCACTGGCTGGAAGGATACGATCTGGCTGACCCGACAGATGCGCTACGACCGCGACCAGGCACTATTCGGCGAGCTGTCGTGGGACTTCATTCCCGACGTGCTCACCGCCACGGTCGGCGAACGCTACTACCGCACCAGTAACCAACTGTATGGCTACTTCGGCTACGCCGCAGGCTTTTCGTCCAGCCAGGGCGAGGCTGCCTGCACGTCGCCCGAGCCGTTCCTGGGTGCGCCGTGTTCCGACTTCAACAAGAAGGTGAAGGAGAGTGGAAACCTCACCAAGTTCAACCTGACGTGGAATATCACGCCGTCAGCGATGGTCTATCTCACGCGATCCGAGGGCTTTCGTCCAGGCGGCGTCAACCGGCGCGGCACGCTATTGCCGTACCAAGCCGATTTCCTGATCAATGAAGAGCTGGGCTGGAAGACTTCCTGGCTGAACAATCGGGTGTCGTTCAACGGTGCGGTATTCCGTGAGACATGGAACGACTTCCAGTTCCCGATCCTTGGTGCCAACGGTCTGACCGAAATCAAGAACGCGAACTCGGCCAGCATCAAAGGGCTGGAGTCGCAACTGAACTGGCAGGCCACCTACAACCTGCAATTGACGGCAGGCGTCGCGCTGTATCACGCCGTGCTGAGTGCAAATTACTGCGGCTTCACGGATGCAAACGGCCGCCCGATCACCGACTGCCCGGTCAGCCCCGGCAACCCCGGTGGGCCACTGGCGCCGAAGGGTACGCAGCTACCGATCACGCCCAGGTTCAAAGGCAACCTCATCGCGCATTACAGCTTCAACCTGGGTAGCTACGATGCGTTCGTGCAGGCAGCGCTGGTGCATGTCGGCAGCCGTACTACCGACCTGCGGTTGAGCGAGCGGGCACTGCTCGGCAACTTGCCAGCCTACAACTCGCTGGACCTGTCTGCGGGCATGCAAAGAGGCAATATGTCGATCGACGTTTTCGTCAACAATGCGTTCGACAAGCGTGCGGCGCAGTACAAATACACTGAGTGCGGCGTCGATGTTTGTGGCGCCCACGGTGTCGTAACGCAGTATCCGAACGGTCAGGTCTACACCGGCTTCAGTCAGCCGCGCACGATCGGTATCCGCCTCAAGCAAGAGTTCTAGCCGCCGCCACAAACAAAAGGCCCCGGTGCAAACCGGGGCCTTTTCGTTGGAGTGCTTGCGCTGAACCGCAAGGTTACCGCCGTTGAAAACTATTCCACCGTCACTGACTTGGCCAGATTGCGTGGCTGGTCGACGTCGGTGCCGCGCAGCACGGCCACGTGGTAGGCGAGCAGTTGCAGCGGCACGGTGAATACCGCAGGAGCGATGAAGCTGCCGCCTGAATCCACTCGCAACATCGCGCCGTGACCGGCCATGTCATCCATGCCAGCAGCACCATCGGCGAACACGATCAGGCGACCGCCGCGGGCGCGCACTTCCTGCAGGTTGGATTTCAGCTTGTCCAGCAACGGGCCGTTCGGCGCTACCGCCACGATCGGCATGTTCTCGTCGACCAGGGCCAGCGGGCCGTGCTTGAGTTCGCCGGCCGGATAGGCTTCGGCGTGGATATACGAAATTTCCTTGAGCTTGAGCGCGCCTTCCAGTGCCACCGGGTACTGCGCACCACGACCGAGGAACAACGCATGCTGGCGATGGATGAACTCGGCCGCGAGCTCAATGATCGCCGGCTCCAGCTTCAGAGCGTTCTCGATCGCGCGCGGCAGGTGCTGCAACTCGGCGCACAAGGCGGCGTAGCGTTCTTCGGCAAGGCCGTTGCGACGAGACAGCTCCAGGGTCAGCAGCGCCAACCCGGCCAGCTGGGTGGTGAATGCCTTGGTCGAGGCCACGCCGATTTCGGGGCCAGCATGGGTCATCAGCTTCAGGTCGGACTCGCGCACCAGCGAGGACTCAGGCGAGTTGCAGATGACCAGGCTGCCGAGATAACCACGACGACGCGACTCGCGTAGCGCAGCGAGCGTGTCCGCGGTTTCGCCCGATTGCGAGATCGCGACGAACAAGGTGTTCGGTGGCACCACCGCGTCGCGGTAACGGAATTCGCTGGCAACCTCCACACTGACCGGCAGGTGCGCGTATTCCTCGATCCAGTACTTGGCCACCAGCCCGGCGTGATAGCTGGTACCGCAGGCGATGATGTGCACGCCATGAGTGGCTTGCAGCAGCGCATCGCTGTCAATGCCGAAGATATTCGGCAGCACGCCATGTGGGCCGATGCGCGCTTCCAGCGTGTCCGCCACGGCGCGCGGCTGCTCGAAAATTTCCTTCTGCATGTAATGGCGGTATTCACCGCGCTCGACCGCATCCTTTGACAGCTCGCTTTCATGAACCTCGCGCTCCACCGGCGTGCCATCCAGGCCGAACACCTGCACGCTGTCGCGAGTGATCTCAACCACGTCGTCTTCGTCGAGGTACAGCATTTTGTTGGTGACCTGGATCAGCGCCTGCGCGTCCGAACCGAGGAAGTTCTCGCCAATGCCGAGGCCGACCAGCAATGGCGCACCGCGTCGGGCACCCACCACGCGATCAGGTTCGTCGCAGCTGATCACGGCAATGGCATAGGCGCCTTCCAGCTCGCGCACAGTAGCCAGCACGGCTTCGCGCAGGGTCACGCCCGGCACGTAACGACGGTCGATCAACGCGGCCATGACTTCGGTGTCGGTTTCCGAAGTGAATGTGTGGCCAGCAGCCTGCAGCTCGGCGCGCAGGCCGACGTAGTTTTCGATGATGCCGTTGTGCACGAGGGTTATCCGCCCCGCCACATGCGGGTGGGCATTCGCTTCGCTGGGCACGCCATGCGTGGCCCAGCGCGTATGCGCGATGCCGGTGCCACCGAGCAGCGGATCGGCCAGGTACAGCGCCTCCATCTCACGCACTTTGCCCTTGGCGCGCACACGACGGAACGCGCCATGGTTGAGTACGGCCAAGCCGGACGAGTCATACCCGCGATATTCGAGCGCCTTGAGGCCGGCAATCAGCAGCGGCGCGACATCACGTTGGGCAACGGCAGCAACAATTCCACACATGGCCAAACATTCCCTGGGTTGGATACGACGTACATTCGACGCCGTGGCAGACAGTTAGTTTCAGTTACCTGCATTGCCGCAGGCTTTCGCATTGCCGGCGGCAACACGCGGGTTCAATTCACCTTGCGACGCAACCAGTTCAACAGGTCGATGCGGGTAATCAGGCCGAGGAAGTCCTCACCGTCAACCACGATCGCCACATGGCCGCGCTCGAACACCGGCAGCAACGACTCCACCGAGGAACGCACCTCCAGCATGTGCAGGTCGGTGATCATGGCCGTAGACACCGGATCGCGGAACCGGGTTTCATCGGCATGCACGTGCATCAGCACATCGGATTCGTCAACGATGCCCACCAGCTTGCGGCCGTCCATCACCGGCAGCTGCGATACGTCGTACAGCTTCATCCGGTTGTAGGCAGTGATCAGCAACTCGTTGGGACCGACCACCACGGTGTCGCGCTGGGCAAACGGGCGCAGCAGCAGATCGCGCAGATCGCCATGCTTTTCACGCTCGATGAAGCCGTTGTCGAGCATCCAGTAATCGTTGTACAGCTTCGACAGGTACTTGTTGCCGGTGTCGCAGACAAAGCTCACCACACGCTTCGGCACGGTCTGCTCGCGGCAATAGCGCAGCGCGGCGGCCACCAGCGTGCCGGTCGACGAACCGCCCAGCAGACCTTCTCTGGACAGCAGCTCGCGCGCAGTGAGGAAGCTTTCCTTGTCCGGGATGGCATAGGCCTTCTTCACCCGGGTGAAGTCGCTGATCAAGGGCAGGAAATCCTCGCCGATACCTTCGACCATCCAGCTGGCGGATTTCGTCGAGAGCGTGCCTTCGTTGATGTACTGGGTGAGGATCGAGCCCACCGGGTCGGCCAGCACCAGCTCGGTCTGCGGCGAATGCTCGGCGAAATATTTCGACAGGCCGCTGAGCGTGCCGGAAGACCCGCAGCCAACCACCACGGCGTCGACCTTGCCATCCATCTGTTCGAGAATTTCCGGTCCGGTGCTGGCGACGTGCGCGGCCGGATTGTCGGGGTTGCCGAACTGGTTGATGAAATAGGCGCCCGGCG
Coding sequences within:
- a CDS encoding SRPBCC family protein, which encodes MPDDTKVEELNRARALPAPYYAGDVMLAMEQRAVFARSWQLVAHQEQLAEPGDHVIYEVGGVPLLLVRGQDGVLRAFPNVCRHRAGPLALCNGKGARALHCKYHGWTYTLEGQLRSAPEMQDACDFHVEDIRLPPLRVHEWQGLVFVALDDAVPPFEEVYAGIAERIAPIDLSAMRYLRRDTYDIDCNWKVYVDNFLEGYHLPHVHPGLSKVLDYRAYDTELFPWHSLQSSPLRNSTDIYGDGQAFYYFIYPNVMLNIMPGRLQTNRILPLGPGRCRIVFDYYYAQDPKAQARMDADRSFSDEVQNEDIGICEAVQRGLASGAYTPGRLCPKREGGVWHFQNLLRAAYAGPAGESA
- a CDS encoding tetratricopeptide repeat-containing sulfotransferase family protein — encoded protein: MTETAATGTLEQALAHAERLLEHDVAQAIEQLGEILQVAGGHPAALRLLALARSVEGDTQGALDILIPLARTQPNWALLHVDLGMLLGRSGRGQEALDALRRAVTLKPELPQAWRALADHLMAAGEQEAADAAYASHVRYSTHDPRLLEAAIALAENRIPTAEALLREHLKQAPTDVAAIRMFAEVAARVGRNEDALHLLERCLELAPGFDAARQNYALMLYRSNQPEPALVQLKYLLATEPDHAAYRNLMAVVLCRIGDYEPAIRIYADLLQRYPDHAKIWMSYGHALKTAGHADRAVDAYRRSLHLQPGFGEAWWSLANLKTFRFSAEDLAVMRQQLTGTELTEDDRLHLEFAIGKALEDAAEYAPSFRHYARGNAIRRGQLHYSADETSARVQRTCAHYSRDFFAARAGMGCPARDPIFIVGLPRAGSTLIEQILSSHSHVEGTMELPEVASMTRSLRRQPGAGSAAPYHDALAALDADALRALGEQYLARTRIQRKTAAPLFIDKMPNNFMHIGLIHLMLPNAKIIDARRHPLAGCFSAFKQHFARGQSFSYDLADIGRYYRDYVKLMAHFDAVLPGRVHRVFYERMVDDTEGEVRRLLDHCGLPFEASCLRFFENARPVRTASSEQVRQPIYREGVDHWQHYAPWLGPLESALGPVLENYPDVPDRE
- a CDS encoding TonB-dependent receptor, encoding MHENRSKLSTRLQRTRFVRVPLAAAICLAMAAPVLSQTSGPPANPAATQTAKKKTVTLTEVTVTAQKRTENLQKVPISIDVLAADQLEALHVQSFDDYVKYLPSVTFQQGGGGIATGPGFASIYMRGVASGGNTNHSGSQPSVGVYLDDQPVTTIQGPLDIHMYDIARIEVLAGPQGTLYGASAEAGALRLITNKPDPSGYAASYSAGVDSVANGGIGYTAEGMLNLPINPSAAIRLVGWHEHDAGYIDNKAGSRTFPSSGITISNAPGCVPSGGNSPSAAFQCIGHAKNDYNDVNTNGARAALKVDLNENWSITPMLMGQQTISHGNFASDPAIGDLALTHFYPERVNDRWWQGALTVQGKIGNFDLTYAYAHLKRNQEEQTDYSDYGFWYDTMYGSGASFYDNNGALVNPSQHITDRDRYTNSSHELRLVSPADERLRLVAGVFWQKQKHDILQDYQVDGLANALSVTGWKDTIWLTRQMRYDRDQALFGELSWDFIPDVLTATVGERYYRTSNQLYGYFGYAAGFSSSQGEAACTSPEPFLGAPCSDFNKKVKESGNLTKFNLTWNITPSAMVYLTRSEGFRPGGVNRRGTLLPYQADFLINEELGWKTSWLNNRVSFNGAVFRETWNDFQFPILGANGLTEIKNANSASIKGLESQLNWQATYNLQLTAGVALYHAVLSANYCGFTDANGRPITDCPVSPGNPGGPLAPKGTQLPITPRFKGNLIAHYSFNLGSYDAFVQAALVHVGSRTTDLRLSERALLGNLPAYNSLDLSAGMQRGNMSIDVFVNNAFDKRAAQYKYTECGVDVCGAHGVVTQYPNGQVYTGFSQPRTIGIRLKQEF
- the glmS gene encoding glutamine--fructose-6-phosphate transaminase (isomerizing) produces the protein MCGIVAAVAQRDVAPLLIAGLKALEYRGYDSSGLAVLNHGAFRRVRAKGKVREMEALYLADPLLGGTGIAHTRWATHGVPSEANAHPHVAGRITLVHNGIIENYVGLRAELQAAGHTFTSETDTEVMAALIDRRYVPGVTLREAVLATVRELEGAYAIAVISCDEPDRVVGARRGAPLLVGLGIGENFLGSDAQALIQVTNKMLYLDEDDVVEITRDSVQVFGLDGTPVEREVHESELSKDAVERGEYRHYMQKEIFEQPRAVADTLEARIGPHGVLPNIFGIDSDALLQATHGVHIIACGTSYHAGLVAKYWIEEYAHLPVSVEVASEFRYRDAVVPPNTLFVAISQSGETADTLAALRESRRRGYLGSLVICNSPESSLVRESDLKLMTHAGPEIGVASTKAFTTQLAGLALLTLELSRRNGLAEERYAALCAELQHLPRAIENALKLEPAIIELAAEFIHRQHALFLGRGAQYPVALEGALKLKEISYIHAEAYPAGELKHGPLALVDENMPIVAVAPNGPLLDKLKSNLQEVRARGGRLIVFADGAAGMDDMAGHGAMLRVDSGGSFIAPAVFTVPLQLLAYHVAVLRGTDVDQPRNLAKSVTVE
- a CDS encoding pyridoxal-phosphate dependent enzyme, producing the protein MTVHQSVLELIGHTPMVRTQRMDTGVCELFLKLESANPGGSIKDRIGLSMIEGAEKDGRIRPGDILVEGTAGNTGLGLALVAQQKGYRLILVVPDKMSREKIFNLKAMGAEVVLTRSDVAKGHPEYYQDMAERIARETPGAYFINQFGNPDNPAAHVASTGPEILEQMDGKVDAVVVGCGSSGTLSGLSKYFAEHSPQTELVLADPVGSILTQYINEGTLSTKSASWMVEGIGEDFLPLISDFTRVKKAYAIPDKESFLTARELLSREGLLGGSSTGTLVAAALRYCREQTVPKRVVSFVCDTGNKYLSKLYNDYWMLDNGFIEREKHGDLRDLLLRPFAQRDTVVVGPNELLITAYNRMKLYDVSQLPVMDGRKLVGIVDESDVLMHVHADETRFRDPVSTAMITDLHMLEVRSSVESLLPVFERGHVAIVVDGEDFLGLITRIDLLNWLRRKVN